A part of Puntigrus tetrazona isolate hp1 chromosome 21, ASM1883169v1, whole genome shotgun sequence genomic DNA contains:
- the irs4a gene encoding insulin receptor substrate 2-B: MEDRPRLPNHGVMLTLEAQPRRAVTKTPATNGHISCAAGEPPSSSSSSSSSTSINNSGSRLPMHLTASSHSQPQRRYHPPYHFKVHHLFPDENPQDAVLRKNLPPLQYKVHDSAFCRVLSADTTAAALAAAAVCSGGADRDIWKCGYLRKQKHGHKRFFVLRGPSNLGPSRLEYYDSEKKFRNALKAAASGVACPAKRVIYLSQCFTVNKRADAKNKYLIALYTKDEYFAVVAESEQEQEEWYLALTELMTEGKKGQLDNDELDDGYGTISPGTIFKEVWQVNVKPKGLGQTRNLMGVYRLCLSAKTIHLVKLNSETPAVNLPLMSIRRCGHSESFFFIEVGRSSSIGPGEIWVQVEDSVVAQNMHETILDTMKALKAFPDFRPRSKSQSSGSNPMPFITTRRHLGNLPPSQTGLQRPSRTDSVTGTPPTGKTRGRGQRYRTSSEGEGTQDRPLSSGTGSLVHLNTPVLSVGREESGSCCAHASPGSSHHTRSASLPVSQFLSATSPISVSSSSGHGSASDTHTRPSSSSICGSPSDGGFNSSDEFCPSPCDFRYFHASCTTPESHGSTPPIREDYRLTEYMTMDWHRDGARTFEEESSYMERTFLKLAHSSKPKLGGGGGLSITQQKATQTSSSLDESSPVESERHQVCSCLLKSAYKSYSELHHPNKPPLLSSECQKKLPKDDGYMPMIYSIAPSPSADYIPMQPRANHPATLDIHPCSAQQVERYGYMMMLPGDSPSSREQAEFDDYMDMSQLTVAEGFSQASPEGPKTSYFSLPRSYKAPTREKREKLEYIPMSPAEPPSPPSPGEYIHMDFGSRSSHAAASPPSVDSPSTPPPSQPCYRHCCSSPDHDYLGLNMDGLLKDRPPRHSLVAPWNPPNYARPLACAYGQTSANVEAHDECGDGPLRAMQHLCISECLPFSHTEPKVVRADPQGRRRHSSETFIPSPASFASTCGIRPSANQNLPEASRWQNSSSFDSMWSGASPYPAALAASSASGGTPQNTSSSYLNYIALDLREVPRVTRDTPPPHPAHSNLQESDAYAGIDFSISGGRATASKD; encoded by the exons ATGGAAGATCGGCCGCGTTTACCGAATCACGGCGTCATGTTGACACTGGAGGCGCAACCGCGGCGCGCTGTCACAAAAACGCCCGCGACTAACGGCCACATCTCTTGTGCTGCCGGGGAGCctccatcctcctcctcctcctcctcctcctccacctcaaTCAATAACAGCGGCTCCCGTTTGCCCATGCACTTAACGGCCTCCTCTCATTCTCAGCCACAGAGGAGGTACCATCCGCCTTACCACTTTAAAGTGCATCATCTGTTCCCGGATGAGAACCCTCAGGATGCTGTATTGAGGAAGAACTTGCCACCGCTTCAGTATAAGGTGCACGACTCTGCCTTCTGCCGCGTACTGAGCGCCGACACCACTGCTGCTGCCCTGGCCGCCGCCGCCGTCTGCTCCGGCGGTGCGGACAGGGACATATGGAAATGTGGCTATCTCAGAAAACAGAAGCACGGCCACAAGAGGTTCTTCGTCCTGCGGGGCCCCAGCAACCTCGGGCCCAGTCGGCTGGAGTATTACGACAGCGAGAAGAAATTTCGAAACGCCCTCAAAGCTGCTGCCTCCGGTGTTGCTTGCCCTGCCAAGAGGGTGATTTATCTGTCCCAGTGTTTTACGGTGAACAAGAGGGCTGATGCTAAGAACAAATACCTCATTGCCCTTTACACTAAAGACGAGTATTTCGCCGTGGTTGCGGAGAGCGAACAGGAGCAAGAGGAGTGGTACTTGGCCCTCACTGAACTCATGACGGAGGGGAAGAAAGGGCAGCTAGACAACGACGAACTCGATGACGGCTACGGGACAATTTCGCCAGGGACTATTTTCAAGGAGGTGTGGCAGGTCAACGTCAAACCTAAAGGCTTGGGTCAGACCAGGAATCTAATGGGCGTGTACCGTCTGTGCCTTTCCGCCAAGACCATTCACCTGGTGAAACTGAACTCGGAGACGCCCGCCGTCAACCTGCCACTAATGAGCATCCGTCGCTGCGGCCACTCCGAGAGCTTCTTCTTCATCGAGGTGGGCCGCTCTTCTTCCATCGGGCCTGGTGAAATCTGGGTGCAAGTTGAGGACTCTGTGGTGGCGCAGAACATGCACGAGACCATTCTCGACACCATGAAGGCTCTCAAAGCCTTTCCCGACTTCAGGCCGCGGAGCAAAAGCCAGTCCTCCGGCTCCAACCCCATGCCGTTCATCACTACTCGCCGACATCTCGGCAACCTTCCCCCGAGCCAAACCGGGCTGCAACGCCCCTCCAGGACAGATTCGGTGACGGGCACGCCGCCTACAGGGAAAACCAGAGGGCGAGGCCAGCGCTACCGGACCTCCAGTGAGGGTGAAGGTACTCAGGACCGCCCCCTCAGCTCTGGAACAGGAAGCCTGGTGCATCTAAACACCCCTGTTCTCAGCGTGGGCCGCGAGGAAAGTGGCAGCTGCTGCGCCCACGCCTCGCCCGGTTCGAGCCACCACACCCGGTCCGCTTCCCTCCCTGTGTCTCAATTCCTGTCCGCCACCAGCCCCATTAGCGTCTCCAGCAGCAGTGGGCACGGCTCGGCCTCTGACACCCACACACGCCCCTCCAGTTCCTCCATTTGTGGCTCCCCTAGCGATGGAGGCTTCAACTCGTCTGACGAGTTCTGCCCCAGCCCGTGCGACTTCAGGTACTTTCACGCAAGTTGCACCACGCCCGAATCCCACGGCAGCACTCCGCCCATTCGGGAGGACTATCGGCTGACCGAGTACATGACCATGGATTGGCACAGAGATGGGGCGAGGACTTTCGAAGAGGAGAGCAGCTACATGGAGAGGACTTTTCTCAAGCTTGCACATTCGTCCAAGCCGAAGCTTGGTGGCGGCGGCGGTTTGAGTATCACGCAGCAGAAAGCTACGCAAACCTCATCCTCTTTAGACGAGTCAAGCCCAGTGGAGTCGGAGCGACACCAGGTTTGCTCGTGCCTGCTGAAGTCAGCCTATAAGTCTTACTCTGAATTACATCACCCAAACAAGCCTCCCTTGCTCAGCTCTGAGTGTCAAAAGAAACTGCCAAAAGACGACGGCTACATGCCCATGATCTACAGCATTGCTCCCTCTCCGAGTGCAGATTACATCCCTATGCAACCCCGAGCAAACCACCCCGCAACCCTGGACATTCACCCCTGTTCCGCGCAACAAGTGGAACGATACGGCTACATGATGATGCTCCCGGGTGACAGCCCCTCCAGCAGGGAGCAAGCAGAGTTTGACGACTACATGGACATGTCCCAACTTACCGTGGCCGAAGGCTTTTCGCAGGCCTCGCCTGAAGGTCCAAAGACCTCGTACTTCTCGCTCCCGCGCTCCTACAAAGCCCCAACGCGAGAAAAGCGTGAAAAGTTGGAATACATTCCCATGTCCCCTGCCGAGCCCCCAAGCCCGCCTAGTCCCGGAGAGTACATTCACATGGACTTCGGCTCGCGTTCCTCTCACGCTGCCGCTTCTCCGCCCTCCGTGGATTCGCCCTCCACTCCGCCCCCCTCTCAGCCCTGCTATCGGCACTGTTGCTCCTCGCCGGACCACGACTACTTGGGCCTTAACATGGACGGCCTCCTGAAGGACCGCCCTCCTCGGCACTCACTCGTGGCACCGTGGAACCCGCCCAACTACGCCCGTCCCTTAGCGTGCGCCTACGGGCAGACATCGGCAAATGTAGAGGCGCATGACGAATGCGGAGACGGTCCACTGAGAGCAATGCAGCACCTTTGCATCTCCGAGTGCCTGCCGTTCAGTCACACGGAGCCCAAGGTCGTCAGGGCGGACCCGCAGGGACGGAGACGACACAGTTCGGAGACGTTCATCCCCTCGCCTGCTTCTTTTGCTAGCACTTGTGGAATCAGgccctcagccaatcagaatctcCCCGAAGCTAGCAGATGGCAAAACTCCAGCTCCTTCGATAGCATGTGGTCAGGCGCCTCTCCCTACCCGGCAGCCCTGGCGGCGAGCTCCGCTAGCGGAGGGACGCCTCAGAACACCTCATCCAGCTACCTCAACTACATCGCTCTGGACCTGAGAGAAGTGCCCAGGGTCACACGCGACACTCCCCCTCCACACCCAGCTCACAGTAACCTCCAAGAGAGCGATGCTTACGCTGGTATAGACTTCTCCATTTCGGGAGGACGTGCCACTGCCTCAAAAG ATTGA
- the atg4a gene encoding cysteine protease ATG4A, producing the protein MEAVLATYENQINVFSEFLEDLPDVDEPVWILGACYDIKTKKSELLSDVRSRLWFTYRKKFSPIGGTGPSSDAGWGCMLRCGQMILAQALVCRHLGRDWRWDPEKHQPKEYHRILHCFLDKKDSCYSIHQMAQMGVGEGKSVGEWYGPNTVAQVLKKLALFDDWNTLAVYVSMDNTVVIEDIKKQCKQPGRESRTRAGPCEVPASGQSCSEAQGKTLNLRSQRPLDWRPLLLVIPLRMGINSINPVYIQAFKECFKMPQSCGVLGGKPNLAYYFIGFIDDELIYLDPHTTQQAVDTESGSAVDDQSYHCQRTPHRMKITSLDPSVALGFFCKSEEDFDSWCGLVQQELLKKGNLRMFELVEKHPSHWPPFVPPTKPEVQTTGAEFIESPDKLFESEEEFEILNV; encoded by the exons ATGGAGGCAG TTCTAGCCACGTATGAGAATCAAATCAACGTATTCTCTGAGTTTCTAGAAGACCTGCCAGATGTAGACGAGCCAGTATGGATCCTGGGAGCATGTTATGATATTAAAACAA AGAAATCAGAGCTGCTCTCGGACGTGCGTTCACGACTGTGGTTCACGTATAGGAAAAAGTTTTCCCCTATAG GAGGAACGGGCCCTTCATCGGACGCGGGATGGGGCTGCATGCTCCGCTGTGGACAGATGATCCTCGCACAGGCTTTGGTCTGCAGACACCTCGGTCGAG attGGAGATGGGATCCAGAGAAACATCAGCCCAAAGAGTATCATCGCATCTTGCACTGCTTTTTAGACAAGAAGGATAGCTGCTACTCTATTCACCAGATGG CTCAGATGGGCGTTGGAGAGGGCAAGTCTGTTGGAGAATGGTATGGACCGAACACCGTGGCCCAAGTACTCAA GAAGCTTGCTCTGTTTGATGACTGGAATACGCTGGCTGTGTATGTGTCAATGGACAACACGGTTGTCATCGAAGACATCA AGAAACAGTGTAAGCAGCCAGGCCGGGAAAGCAGGACCAGGGCTGGTCCCTGTGAAGTACCAGCTTCAGGCCAGAGCTGCTCGGAGGCTCAGGGAAAGACACTTAACCTTCGATCCCAAAGGCCCCTGGACTGGAGGCCCCTGCTGCTGGTCATTCCTCTTCGAATGGGCATTAACAGCATCAACCCTGTCTACATCCAGGCCTTTAAA GAGTGTTTTAAGATGCCTCAGTCGTGTGGTGTTTTGGGAGGAAAGCCCAACCTGGCCTATTATTTTATTGGATTTATCG ATGATGAGTTGATCTATCTGGACCCTCACACCACGCAGCAGGCCGTGGACACCGAGTCGGGCAGCGCTGTGGACGACCAGAGCTATCACTGTCAGAGGACCCCACACCGCATGAAAATCACCAGCCTGGACCCGTCCGTCGCGCTG GGTTTTTTCTGCAAGAGCGAGGAGGACTTCGACAGCTGGTGCGGTCTGGTTCAGCAG GAGCTCCTCAAGAAAGGAAATTTGCGGATGTTCGAGCTGGTGGAGAAGCACCCGTCTCATTGGCCTCCGTTCGTTCCTCCCACCAAACCAGAGGTGCAGACCACAGGAGCAG AGTTCATCGAGTCCCCAGACAAGCTCTTCGAGTCAGAAGAGGAGTTCGAGATCCTAAACGTGTGA